A region from the Cydia amplana chromosome 7, ilCydAmpl1.1, whole genome shotgun sequence genome encodes:
- the LOC134649562 gene encoding glutamate-gated chloride channel isoform X12, whose protein sequence is MGWSCIVAHAVAFFLMLNQVSALTSDIFAAGKSDKEILDNLLKNSRYDKRLLPPVDGVLTVNVSVLLLSLASPDESSLKYEVEFLLQQQWYDPRLRYSNQSHYDFLNAIHHHEDIWLPDTYFIMHGDFKDPIIPMHFALRIYRNGTINYLMRRHLILSCQGRLNIFPFDDPLCSFALESISYEQSAITYVWKNDEDTLRKSPSLTTLNAYLIQNQTIACPIKASWRAEGNSLYEEDEELTCNLCQRRFEEQGNYSCLKVDLIFTRDRSFYFTTVFIPGIILVTSSFITFWLEWNAVPARVMIGVTTMLNFFTTSNGFRSTLPVVSNLTAMNVWDGVCMCFIYASLLEFVCVNYVGRKRPLHNVVYRPGENPVTQRLPAVLSRIGIILASPLEAMAFLQWAKSDANEPEPSGAGDKKRESTGAADLVSCTTCTGAPGSCTHTANNGGVSEPCFVQVRKKEPPHPIRVAKTIDVIARITFPTAYAVFLIFFFIHYKAFS, encoded by the exons TTTTGCAGCGGGAAAGTCGGACAAGGAGATATTGGACAACCTACTGAAAAACTCCCGCTATGATAAAAGACTGCTTCCTCCCGTAGATG GTGTCCTCACCGTAAATGTTAGCGTGCTACTTCTTAGTTTAGCATCTCCAGACGAATCTAGTCTT AAATACGAGGTAGAATTCCTTCTACAGCAGCAGTGGTATGATCCGCGACTGCGCTACTCTAACCAGTCCCACTACGATTTCCTCAACGCCATCCACCACCACGAGGACATCTGGCTTCCTGACACCTACTTCATTATGCATGGAGACTTCAAG GACCCAATAATACCAATGCACTTCGCGTTGCGTATCTATCGCAATGGCACTATAAACTATCTGATGCGGCGGCATCTAATATTGTCCTGTCAAGGGCGGCTCAACATCTTTCCTTTTGATGACCCATTGTGTTCATTTGCCTTAGAAAGTA TATCATACGAGCAGTCAGCAATAACGTATGTTTGGAAAAACGATGAGGATACTCTTCGTAAGTCGCCATCATTGACGACTTTGAATGCGTATCTAATCCAGAACCAAACCATCGCTTGCCCCATCAAAGCGAGTTGGAGAG CTGAGGGTAATTCACTTTACGAAGAAGACGAAGAGCTGACATGTAATCTTTGCCAGAGACGGTTTGAGGAGCAAG GTAATTACAGCTGTCTGAAGGTGGATCTCATCTTTACACGGGATAGATCATTTTACTTCACTACAGTTTTCATTCCGGGCATCATTTTGGTGACCTCATCGTTTATTACTTTTTGGCTGGAATGGAACGCAGTGCCTGCTAGAGTTATGATAG GTGTGACGACGATGTTGAATTTTTTCACAACATCAAATGGTTTTCGCTCCACCCTGCCTGTGGTATCCAACCTAACAGCTATGAACGTATGGGACGGCGTGTGCATGTGCTTTATATACGCCTCCCTCTTGGAGTTCGTGTGTGTCAACTATGTGGGAAGAAAACGGCCTTTACACAACGTTGTCTACAGACCAGGGGAGAATCCTGTTACTCAG CGACTGCCTGCAGTCCTGAGCAGAATTGGCATTATACTGGCCAGCCCCTTG GAGGCGATGGCATTCCTACAATGGGCTAAATCAGACGCCAACGAGCCAGAGCCAAGCGGTGCC GGAGACAAAAAGAGAGAGTCGACAGGTGCTGCGGACCTAGTATCATGTACTACGTGCACTGGAGCGCCGGGTTCCTGCACACACACTGCCAACAACGGAGGAGTATCCGAG ccatgtttcgtccaggTTCGCAAAAAAGAACCCCCTCATCCGATTCGCGTGGCGAAGACGATCGATGTCATCGCGCGCATCACCTTCCCCACTGCCTACGCCGTGTTTCTAATCTTCTTCTTTATACACTACAAGGCCTTTTCTTAA
- the LOC134649562 gene encoding glutamate-gated chloride channel isoform X7, with protein MGWSCIVAHAVAFFLMLNQVSALTSDIFAAGKSDKEILDNLLKNSRYDKRLLPPVDGVLTVNVSVLLLSLASPDESSLKYEVEFLLQQQWYDPRLRYSNQSHYDFLNAIHHHEDIWLPDTYFIMHGDFKEFSQHSWDPIIPMHFALRIYRNGTINYLMRRHLILSCQGRLNIFPFDDPLCSFALESISYEQSAITYVWKNDEDTLRKSPSLTTLNAYLIQNQTIACPIKASWRAEGNSLYEEDEELTCNLCQRRFEEQGNYSCLKVDLIFTRDRSFYFTTVFIPGIILVTSSFITFWLEWNAVPARVMIGVTTMLNFFTTSNGFRSTLPVVSNLTAMNVWDGVCMCFIYASLLEFVCVNYVGRKRPLHNVVYRPGENPVTQRLPAVLSRIGIILASPLEAMAFLQWAKSDANEPEPSGAGDKKRESTGAADLVSCTTCTGAPGSCTHTANNGGVSEPCFVQVRKKEPPHPIRVAKTIDVIARITFPTAYAVFLIFFFIHYKAFS; from the exons TTTTGCAGCGGGAAAGTCGGACAAGGAGATATTGGACAACCTACTGAAAAACTCCCGCTATGATAAAAGACTGCTTCCTCCCGTAGATG GTGTCCTCACCGTAAATGTTAGCGTGCTACTTCTTAGTTTAGCATCTCCAGACGAATCTAGTCTT AAATACGAGGTAGAATTCCTTCTACAGCAGCAGTGGTATGATCCGCGACTGCGCTACTCTAACCAGTCCCACTACGATTTCCTCAACGCCATCCACCACCACGAGGACATCTGGCTTCCTGACACCTACTTCATTATGCATGGAGACTTCAAG GAATTTTCCCAGCACTCATGG GACCCAATAATACCAATGCACTTCGCGTTGCGTATCTATCGCAATGGCACTATAAACTATCTGATGCGGCGGCATCTAATATTGTCCTGTCAAGGGCGGCTCAACATCTTTCCTTTTGATGACCCATTGTGTTCATTTGCCTTAGAAAGTA TATCATACGAGCAGTCAGCAATAACGTATGTTTGGAAAAACGATGAGGATACTCTTCGTAAGTCGCCATCATTGACGACTTTGAATGCGTATCTAATCCAGAACCAAACCATCGCTTGCCCCATCAAAGCGAGTTGGAGAG CTGAGGGTAATTCACTTTACGAAGAAGACGAAGAGCTGACATGTAATCTTTGCCAGAGACGGTTTGAGGAGCAAG GTAATTACAGCTGTCTGAAGGTGGATCTCATCTTTACACGGGATAGATCATTTTACTTCACTACAGTTTTCATTCCGGGCATCATTTTGGTGACCTCATCGTTTATTACTTTTTGGCTGGAATGGAACGCAGTGCCTGCTAGAGTTATGATAG GTGTGACGACGATGTTGAATTTTTTCACAACATCAAATGGTTTTCGCTCCACCCTGCCTGTGGTATCCAACCTAACAGCTATGAACGTATGGGACGGCGTGTGCATGTGCTTTATATACGCCTCCCTCTTGGAGTTCGTGTGTGTCAACTATGTGGGAAGAAAACGGCCTTTACACAACGTTGTCTACAGACCAGGGGAGAATCCTGTTACTCAG CGACTGCCTGCAGTCCTGAGCAGAATTGGCATTATACTGGCCAGCCCCTTG GAGGCGATGGCATTCCTACAATGGGCTAAATCAGACGCCAACGAGCCAGAGCCAAGCGGTGCC GGAGACAAAAAGAGAGAGTCGACAGGTGCTGCGGACCTAGTATCATGTACTACGTGCACTGGAGCGCCGGGTTCCTGCACACACACTGCCAACAACGGAGGAGTATCCGAG ccatgtttcgtccaggTTCGCAAAAAAGAACCCCCTCATCCGATTCGCGTGGCGAAGACGATCGATGTCATCGCGCGCATCACCTTCCCCACTGCCTACGCCGTGTTTCTAATCTTCTTCTTTATACACTACAAGGCCTTTTCTTAA
- the LOC134649562 gene encoding glutamate-gated chloride channel isoform X4 produces the protein MGWSCIVAHAVAFFLMLNQVSALTSDIFAAGKSDKEILDNLLKNSRYDKRLLPPVDDPEFCCGLTSPNDSLAQNRVGLSSLRPRSHNRGVLTVNVSVLLLSLASPDESSLKYEVEFLLQQQWYDPRLRYSNQSHYDFLNAIHHHEDIWLPDTYFIMHGDFKEFSQHSWDPIIPMHFALRIYRNGTINYLMRRHLILSCQGRLNIFPFDDPLCSFALESISYEQSAITYVWKNDEDTLRKSPSLTTLNAYLIQNQTIACPIKASWRAEGNSLYEEDEELTCNLCQRRFEEQGNYSCLKVDLIFTRDRSFYFTTVFIPGIILVTSSFITFWLEWNAVPARVMIGVTTMLNFFTTSNGFRSTLPVVSNLTAMNVWDGVCMCFIYASLLEFVCVNYVGRKRPLHNVVYRPGENPVTQRLPAVLSRIGIILASPLGDKKRESTGAADLVSCTTCTGAPGSCTHTANNGGVSEPCFVQVRKKEPPHPIRVAKTIDVIARITFPTAYAVFLIFFFIHYKAFS, from the exons TTTTGCAGCGGGAAAGTCGGACAAGGAGATATTGGACAACCTACTGAAAAACTCCCGCTATGATAAAAGACTGCTTCCTCCCGTAGATG ATCCAGAATTTTGTTGTGGTCTAACATCGCCCAATGACTCTCTGGCTCAAAATAGGGTCGGACTGTCATCGCTGCGGCCCCGCTCGCACAATCGCG GTGTCCTCACCGTAAATGTTAGCGTGCTACTTCTTAGTTTAGCATCTCCAGACGAATCTAGTCTT AAATACGAGGTAGAATTCCTTCTACAGCAGCAGTGGTATGATCCGCGACTGCGCTACTCTAACCAGTCCCACTACGATTTCCTCAACGCCATCCACCACCACGAGGACATCTGGCTTCCTGACACCTACTTCATTATGCATGGAGACTTCAAG GAATTTTCCCAGCACTCATGG GACCCAATAATACCAATGCACTTCGCGTTGCGTATCTATCGCAATGGCACTATAAACTATCTGATGCGGCGGCATCTAATATTGTCCTGTCAAGGGCGGCTCAACATCTTTCCTTTTGATGACCCATTGTGTTCATTTGCCTTAGAAAGTA TATCATACGAGCAGTCAGCAATAACGTATGTTTGGAAAAACGATGAGGATACTCTTCGTAAGTCGCCATCATTGACGACTTTGAATGCGTATCTAATCCAGAACCAAACCATCGCTTGCCCCATCAAAGCGAGTTGGAGAG CTGAGGGTAATTCACTTTACGAAGAAGACGAAGAGCTGACATGTAATCTTTGCCAGAGACGGTTTGAGGAGCAAG GTAATTACAGCTGTCTGAAGGTGGATCTCATCTTTACACGGGATAGATCATTTTACTTCACTACAGTTTTCATTCCGGGCATCATTTTGGTGACCTCATCGTTTATTACTTTTTGGCTGGAATGGAACGCAGTGCCTGCTAGAGTTATGATAG GTGTGACGACGATGTTGAATTTTTTCACAACATCAAATGGTTTTCGCTCCACCCTGCCTGTGGTATCCAACCTAACAGCTATGAACGTATGGGACGGCGTGTGCATGTGCTTTATATACGCCTCCCTCTTGGAGTTCGTGTGTGTCAACTATGTGGGAAGAAAACGGCCTTTACACAACGTTGTCTACAGACCAGGGGAGAATCCTGTTACTCAG CGACTGCCTGCAGTCCTGAGCAGAATTGGCATTATACTGGCCAGCCCCTTG GGAGACAAAAAGAGAGAGTCGACAGGTGCTGCGGACCTAGTATCATGTACTACGTGCACTGGAGCGCCGGGTTCCTGCACACACACTGCCAACAACGGAGGAGTATCCGAG ccatgtttcgtccaggTTCGCAAAAAAGAACCCCCTCATCCGATTCGCGTGGCGAAGACGATCGATGTCATCGCGCGCATCACCTTCCCCACTGCCTACGCCGTGTTTCTAATCTTCTTCTTTATACACTACAAGGCCTTTTCTTAA
- the LOC134649562 gene encoding glutamate-gated chloride channel isoform X8 yields MGWSCIVAHAVAFFLMLNQVSALTSDIFAAGKSDKEILDNLLKNSRYDKRLLPPVDGVLTVNVSVLLLSLASPDESSLKYEVEFLLQQQWYDPRLRYSNQSHYDFLNAIHHHEDIWLPDTYFIMHGDFKEFSQHSWDPIIPMHFALRIYRNGTINYLMRRHLILSCQGRLNIFPFDDPLCSFALESISYEQSAITYVWKNDEDTLRKSPSLTTLNAYLIQNQTIACPIKASWRAEGNSLYEEDEELTCNLCQRRFEEQGNYSCLKVDLIFTRDRAFYFTTVFIPGIILVTSSFITFWLEWNAVPARSMIGVTTMLNFFTTSNGFRSTLPVVSNLTAMNVWDGVCMCFIYASLLEFVCVNYVGRKRPLHNVVYRPGENPVTQRLPAVLSRIGIILASPLEAMAFLQWAKSDANEPEPSGAGDKKRESTGAADLVSCTTCTGAPGSCTHTANNGGVSEPCFVQVRKKEPPHPIRVAKTIDVIARITFPTAYAVFLIFFFIHYKAFS; encoded by the exons TTTTGCAGCGGGAAAGTCGGACAAGGAGATATTGGACAACCTACTGAAAAACTCCCGCTATGATAAAAGACTGCTTCCTCCCGTAGATG GTGTCCTCACCGTAAATGTTAGCGTGCTACTTCTTAGTTTAGCATCTCCAGACGAATCTAGTCTT AAATACGAGGTAGAATTCCTTCTACAGCAGCAGTGGTATGATCCGCGACTGCGCTACTCTAACCAGTCCCACTACGATTTCCTCAACGCCATCCACCACCACGAGGACATCTGGCTTCCTGACACCTACTTCATTATGCATGGAGACTTCAAG GAATTTTCCCAGCACTCATGG GACCCAATAATACCAATGCACTTCGCGTTGCGTATCTATCGCAATGGCACTATAAACTATCTGATGCGGCGGCATCTAATATTGTCCTGTCAAGGGCGGCTCAACATCTTTCCTTTTGATGACCCATTGTGTTCATTTGCCTTAGAAAGTA TATCATACGAGCAGTCAGCAATAACGTATGTTTGGAAAAACGATGAGGATACTCTTCGTAAGTCGCCATCATTGACGACTTTGAATGCGTATCTAATCCAGAACCAAACCATCGCTTGCCCCATCAAAGCGAGTTGGAGAG CTGAGGGTAATTCACTTTACGAAGAAGACGAAGAGCTGACATGTAATCTTTGCCAGAGACGGTTTGAGGAGCAAG GTAACTACAGCTGTCTAAAGGTCGACCTAATTTTTACAAGAGACCGCGCGTTCTACTTTACTACAGTATTTATTCCTGGGATAATATTGGTGACTTCCTCGTTTATCACGTTTTGGTTGGAGTGGAATGCGGTCCCGGCGCGTTCCATGATAG GTGTGACGACGATGTTGAATTTTTTCACAACATCAAATGGTTTTCGCTCCACCCTGCCTGTGGTATCCAACCTAACAGCTATGAACGTATGGGACGGCGTGTGCATGTGCTTTATATACGCCTCCCTCTTGGAGTTCGTGTGTGTCAACTATGTGGGAAGAAAACGGCCTTTACACAACGTTGTCTACAGACCAGGGGAGAATCCTGTTACTCAG CGACTGCCTGCAGTCCTGAGCAGAATTGGCATTATACTGGCCAGCCCCTTG GAGGCGATGGCATTCCTACAATGGGCTAAATCAGACGCCAACGAGCCAGAGCCAAGCGGTGCC GGAGACAAAAAGAGAGAGTCGACAGGTGCTGCGGACCTAGTATCATGTACTACGTGCACTGGAGCGCCGGGTTCCTGCACACACACTGCCAACAACGGAGGAGTATCCGAG ccatgtttcgtccaggTTCGCAAAAAAGAACCCCCTCATCCGATTCGCGTGGCGAAGACGATCGATGTCATCGCGCGCATCACCTTCCCCACTGCCTACGCCGTGTTTCTAATCTTCTTCTTTATACACTACAAGGCCTTTTCTTAA
- the LOC134649562 gene encoding glutamate-gated chloride channel isoform X9, translating to MGWSCIVAHAVAFFLMLNQVSALTSDIFAAGKSDKEILDNLLKNSRYDKRLLPPVDDPEFCCGLTSPNDSLAQNRVGLSSLRPRSHNRGVLTVNVSVLLLSLASPDESSLKYEVEFLLQQQWYDPRLRYSNQSHYDFLNAIHHHEDIWLPDTYFIMHGDFKDPIIPMHFALRIYRNGTINYLMRRHLILSCQGRLNIFPFDDPLCSFALESISYEQSAITYVWKNDEDTLRKSPSLTTLNAYLIQNQTIACPIKASWRGNYSCLKVDLIFTRDRAFYFTTVFIPGIILVTSSFITFWLEWNAVPARSMIGVTTMLNFFTTSNGFRSTLPVVSNLTAMNVWDGVCMCFIYASLLEFVCVNYVGRKRPLHNVVYRPGENPVTQRLPAVLSRIGIILASPLEAMAFLQWAKSDANEPEPSGAGDKKRESTGAADLVSCTTCTGAPGSCTHTANNGGVSEPCFVQVRKKEPPHPIRVAKTIDVIARITFPTAYAVFLIFFFIHYKAFS from the exons TTTTGCAGCGGGAAAGTCGGACAAGGAGATATTGGACAACCTACTGAAAAACTCCCGCTATGATAAAAGACTGCTTCCTCCCGTAGATG ATCCAGAATTTTGTTGTGGTCTAACATCGCCCAATGACTCTCTGGCTCAAAATAGGGTCGGACTGTCATCGCTGCGGCCCCGCTCGCACAATCGCG GTGTCCTCACCGTAAATGTTAGCGTGCTACTTCTTAGTTTAGCATCTCCAGACGAATCTAGTCTT AAATACGAGGTAGAATTCCTTCTACAGCAGCAGTGGTATGATCCGCGACTGCGCTACTCTAACCAGTCCCACTACGATTTCCTCAACGCCATCCACCACCACGAGGACATCTGGCTTCCTGACACCTACTTCATTATGCATGGAGACTTCAAG GACCCAATAATACCAATGCACTTCGCGTTGCGTATCTATCGCAATGGCACTATAAACTATCTGATGCGGCGGCATCTAATATTGTCCTGTCAAGGGCGGCTCAACATCTTTCCTTTTGATGACCCATTGTGTTCATTTGCCTTAGAAAGTA TATCATACGAGCAGTCAGCAATAACGTATGTTTGGAAAAACGATGAGGATACTCTTCGTAAGTCGCCATCATTGACGACTTTGAATGCGTATCTAATCCAGAACCAAACCATCGCTTGCCCCATCAAAGCGAGTTGGAGAG GTAACTACAGCTGTCTAAAGGTCGACCTAATTTTTACAAGAGACCGCGCGTTCTACTTTACTACAGTATTTATTCCTGGGATAATATTGGTGACTTCCTCGTTTATCACGTTTTGGTTGGAGTGGAATGCGGTCCCGGCGCGTTCCATGATAG GTGTGACGACGATGTTGAATTTTTTCACAACATCAAATGGTTTTCGCTCCACCCTGCCTGTGGTATCCAACCTAACAGCTATGAACGTATGGGACGGCGTGTGCATGTGCTTTATATACGCCTCCCTCTTGGAGTTCGTGTGTGTCAACTATGTGGGAAGAAAACGGCCTTTACACAACGTTGTCTACAGACCAGGGGAGAATCCTGTTACTCAG CGACTGCCTGCAGTCCTGAGCAGAATTGGCATTATACTGGCCAGCCCCTTG GAGGCGATGGCATTCCTACAATGGGCTAAATCAGACGCCAACGAGCCAGAGCCAAGCGGTGCC GGAGACAAAAAGAGAGAGTCGACAGGTGCTGCGGACCTAGTATCATGTACTACGTGCACTGGAGCGCCGGGTTCCTGCACACACACTGCCAACAACGGAGGAGTATCCGAG ccatgtttcgtccaggTTCGCAAAAAAGAACCCCCTCATCCGATTCGCGTGGCGAAGACGATCGATGTCATCGCGCGCATCACCTTCCCCACTGCCTACGCCGTGTTTCTAATCTTCTTCTTTATACACTACAAGGCCTTTTCTTAA
- the LOC134649562 gene encoding glutamate-gated chloride channel isoform X11: MGWSCIVAHAVAFFLMLNQVSALTSDIFAAGKSDKEILDNLLKNSRYDKRLLPPVDGVLTVNVSVLLLSLASPDESSLKYEVEFLLQQQWYDPRLRYSNQSHYDFLNAIHHHEDIWLPDTYFIMHGDFKDPIIPMHFALRIYRNGTINYLMRRHLILSCQGRLNIFPFDDPLCSFALESISYEQSAITYVWKNDEDTLRKSPSLTTLNAYLIQNQTIACPIKASWRAEGNSLYEEDEELTCNLCQRRFEEQGNYSCLKVDLIFTRDRAFYFTTVFIPGIILVTSSFITFWLEWNAVPARSMIGVTTMLNFFTTSNGFRSTLPVVSNLTAMNVWDGVCMCFIYASLLEFVCVNYVGRKRPLHNVVYRPGENPVTQRLPAVLSRIGIILASPLEAMAFLQWAKSDANEPEPSGAGDKKRESTGAADLVSCTTCTGAPGSCTHTANNGGVSEPCFVQVRKKEPPHPIRVAKTIDVIARITFPTAYAVFLIFFFIHYKAFS, encoded by the exons TTTTGCAGCGGGAAAGTCGGACAAGGAGATATTGGACAACCTACTGAAAAACTCCCGCTATGATAAAAGACTGCTTCCTCCCGTAGATG GTGTCCTCACCGTAAATGTTAGCGTGCTACTTCTTAGTTTAGCATCTCCAGACGAATCTAGTCTT AAATACGAGGTAGAATTCCTTCTACAGCAGCAGTGGTATGATCCGCGACTGCGCTACTCTAACCAGTCCCACTACGATTTCCTCAACGCCATCCACCACCACGAGGACATCTGGCTTCCTGACACCTACTTCATTATGCATGGAGACTTCAAG GACCCAATAATACCAATGCACTTCGCGTTGCGTATCTATCGCAATGGCACTATAAACTATCTGATGCGGCGGCATCTAATATTGTCCTGTCAAGGGCGGCTCAACATCTTTCCTTTTGATGACCCATTGTGTTCATTTGCCTTAGAAAGTA TATCATACGAGCAGTCAGCAATAACGTATGTTTGGAAAAACGATGAGGATACTCTTCGTAAGTCGCCATCATTGACGACTTTGAATGCGTATCTAATCCAGAACCAAACCATCGCTTGCCCCATCAAAGCGAGTTGGAGAG CTGAGGGTAATTCACTTTACGAAGAAGACGAAGAGCTGACATGTAATCTTTGCCAGAGACGGTTTGAGGAGCAAG GTAACTACAGCTGTCTAAAGGTCGACCTAATTTTTACAAGAGACCGCGCGTTCTACTTTACTACAGTATTTATTCCTGGGATAATATTGGTGACTTCCTCGTTTATCACGTTTTGGTTGGAGTGGAATGCGGTCCCGGCGCGTTCCATGATAG GTGTGACGACGATGTTGAATTTTTTCACAACATCAAATGGTTTTCGCTCCACCCTGCCTGTGGTATCCAACCTAACAGCTATGAACGTATGGGACGGCGTGTGCATGTGCTTTATATACGCCTCCCTCTTGGAGTTCGTGTGTGTCAACTATGTGGGAAGAAAACGGCCTTTACACAACGTTGTCTACAGACCAGGGGAGAATCCTGTTACTCAG CGACTGCCTGCAGTCCTGAGCAGAATTGGCATTATACTGGCCAGCCCCTTG GAGGCGATGGCATTCCTACAATGGGCTAAATCAGACGCCAACGAGCCAGAGCCAAGCGGTGCC GGAGACAAAAAGAGAGAGTCGACAGGTGCTGCGGACCTAGTATCATGTACTACGTGCACTGGAGCGCCGGGTTCCTGCACACACACTGCCAACAACGGAGGAGTATCCGAG ccatgtttcgtccaggTTCGCAAAAAAGAACCCCCTCATCCGATTCGCGTGGCGAAGACGATCGATGTCATCGCGCGCATCACCTTCCCCACTGCCTACGCCGTGTTTCTAATCTTCTTCTTTATACACTACAAGGCCTTTTCTTAA
- the LOC134649562 gene encoding glutamate-gated chloride channel isoform X5, protein MGWSCIVAHAVAFFLMLNQVSALTSDIFAAGKSDKEILDNLLKNSRYDKRLLPPVDDPEFCCGLTSPNDSLAQNRVGLSSLRPRSHNRGVLTVNVSVLLLSLASPDESSLKYEVEFLLQQQWYDPRLRYSNQSHYDFLNAIHHHEDIWLPDTYFIMHGDFKEFSQHSWDPIIPMHFALRIYRNGTINYLMRRHLILSCQGRLNIFPFDDPLCSFALESISYEQSAITYVWKNDEDTLRKSPSLTTLNAYLIQNQTIACPIKASWRGNYSCLKVDLIFTRDRSFYFTTVFIPGIILVTSSFITFWLEWNAVPARVMIGVTTMLNFFTTSNGFRSTLPVVSNLTAMNVWDGVCMCFIYASLLEFVCVNYVGRKRPLHNVVYRPGENPVTQRLPAVLSRIGIILASPLEAMAFLQWAKSDANEPEPSGAGDKKRESTGAADLVSCTTCTGAPGSCTHTANNGGVSEPCFVQVRKKEPPHPIRVAKTIDVIARITFPTAYAVFLIFFFIHYKAFS, encoded by the exons TTTTGCAGCGGGAAAGTCGGACAAGGAGATATTGGACAACCTACTGAAAAACTCCCGCTATGATAAAAGACTGCTTCCTCCCGTAGATG ATCCAGAATTTTGTTGTGGTCTAACATCGCCCAATGACTCTCTGGCTCAAAATAGGGTCGGACTGTCATCGCTGCGGCCCCGCTCGCACAATCGCG GTGTCCTCACCGTAAATGTTAGCGTGCTACTTCTTAGTTTAGCATCTCCAGACGAATCTAGTCTT AAATACGAGGTAGAATTCCTTCTACAGCAGCAGTGGTATGATCCGCGACTGCGCTACTCTAACCAGTCCCACTACGATTTCCTCAACGCCATCCACCACCACGAGGACATCTGGCTTCCTGACACCTACTTCATTATGCATGGAGACTTCAAG GAATTTTCCCAGCACTCATGG GACCCAATAATACCAATGCACTTCGCGTTGCGTATCTATCGCAATGGCACTATAAACTATCTGATGCGGCGGCATCTAATATTGTCCTGTCAAGGGCGGCTCAACATCTTTCCTTTTGATGACCCATTGTGTTCATTTGCCTTAGAAAGTA TATCATACGAGCAGTCAGCAATAACGTATGTTTGGAAAAACGATGAGGATACTCTTCGTAAGTCGCCATCATTGACGACTTTGAATGCGTATCTAATCCAGAACCAAACCATCGCTTGCCCCATCAAAGCGAGTTGGAGAG GTAATTACAGCTGTCTGAAGGTGGATCTCATCTTTACACGGGATAGATCATTTTACTTCACTACAGTTTTCATTCCGGGCATCATTTTGGTGACCTCATCGTTTATTACTTTTTGGCTGGAATGGAACGCAGTGCCTGCTAGAGTTATGATAG GTGTGACGACGATGTTGAATTTTTTCACAACATCAAATGGTTTTCGCTCCACCCTGCCTGTGGTATCCAACCTAACAGCTATGAACGTATGGGACGGCGTGTGCATGTGCTTTATATACGCCTCCCTCTTGGAGTTCGTGTGTGTCAACTATGTGGGAAGAAAACGGCCTTTACACAACGTTGTCTACAGACCAGGGGAGAATCCTGTTACTCAG CGACTGCCTGCAGTCCTGAGCAGAATTGGCATTATACTGGCCAGCCCCTTG GAGGCGATGGCATTCCTACAATGGGCTAAATCAGACGCCAACGAGCCAGAGCCAAGCGGTGCC GGAGACAAAAAGAGAGAGTCGACAGGTGCTGCGGACCTAGTATCATGTACTACGTGCACTGGAGCGCCGGGTTCCTGCACACACACTGCCAACAACGGAGGAGTATCCGAG ccatgtttcgtccaggTTCGCAAAAAAGAACCCCCTCATCCGATTCGCGTGGCGAAGACGATCGATGTCATCGCGCGCATCACCTTCCCCACTGCCTACGCCGTGTTTCTAATCTTCTTCTTTATACACTACAAGGCCTTTTCTTAA